In one window of Paracoccus saliphilus DNA:
- a CDS encoding DUF1826 domain-containing protein, which yields MTMLINRLATAMNSSSDPRILGSVTMSGVAVALWQRRSPFDFQEWLDGLDSARLPRLRCRAALPQVPDAVRQACVEAGTPPGPQREILIADITDLSRRAADVTNSLMVDLRLDVSSGQPCPKWHLDAVPARLLCTLRGAGTQFGPTRTGEEPTHIHQMRPGDVGMFRGRLWPGDEISGILHRSPPADNGQTRLLAVIDPVDEAGSC from the coding sequence ATGACGATGCTGATCAATCGCCTGGCCACCGCCATGAACAGTTCATCCGATCCGCGCATATTGGGTTCGGTGACGATGAGCGGCGTTGCGGTCGCGCTCTGGCAGCGGCGGTCACCTTTTGATTTTCAGGAATGGCTGGACGGATTGGACAGCGCGCGACTGCCTCGCCTGCGCTGCCGCGCAGCCTTGCCGCAAGTGCCGGATGCCGTGCGTCAAGCCTGCGTGGAGGCGGGTACTCCGCCCGGCCCGCAACGCGAGATATTGATCGCCGATATCACCGACCTGTCCCGGCGCGCCGCCGATGTCACCAATTCCCTGATGGTCGATCTGCGATTGGATGTCAGCAGCGGCCAGCCCTGTCCGAAATGGCATCTGGATGCGGTTCCCGCACGGCTTTTATGCACATTGCGGGGCGCGGGCACGCAATTCGGCCCCACCCGTACCGGAGAGGAGCCTACCCATATCCACCAAATGCGACCCGGAGATGTCGGCATGTTCCGTGGCCGGCTCTGGCCAGGAGATGAAATATCGGGAATCCTGCATCGCTCGCCACCGGCCGACAATGGACAAACGCGACTGCTGGCCGTCATAGATCCGGTCGACGAGGCGGGCTCATGTTGA
- a CDS encoding Hint domain-containing protein, producing MSGNHFLLSMTEFNRFVEPNPSYPTEYSGFQFKANWESDTVEVTADAAGTESRLPYTNDPANPYNNTGEQDPHEYTDVPVYVDGEEHLARNIKYEDTGNQAPYYAAGGGTNYMFVTFEDGERVYIPGSWQFAIVRPASGGPEELLIEYNQEFMDNLATEMAIHGQPASLDAGYTSADGEFPLNGGNGALLASTIMDSDSGAPVPCFARGTLISTDRGAVAVEELREGDLILTGDNGLQPIRWIGSRRLSAAELRARPNIRPIRIREGALGKNTPSRDLLVSPQHRVLVRSKIAQRMFGTMEILVAAKHLVEIEGIEIAEDVHEVEYFHMLFDRHEVVFANAAETESLYTGPEALKSVGMAAREEIFTLFPELRNRDHAGQRPDSARPLSSGRTARQLAMRHLRQNQPLLIAG from the coding sequence ATGTCCGGAAACCACTTCTTGCTCTCGATGACAGAATTCAACCGGTTCGTTGAGCCGAACCCGTCCTATCCGACGGAATACAGCGGCTTCCAGTTCAAGGCGAACTGGGAAAGCGACACCGTAGAAGTGACCGCCGATGCTGCGGGTACGGAGTCGCGACTGCCTTATACCAACGATCCTGCCAACCCGTATAACAATACGGGGGAACAGGACCCGCACGAATACACTGACGTGCCTGTCTATGTGGACGGCGAGGAACATCTCGCCCGTAACATCAAATATGAGGACACGGGAAACCAGGCCCCGTATTACGCCGCTGGCGGGGGCACGAACTATATGTTCGTGACCTTCGAGGATGGCGAGCGGGTCTATATTCCCGGATCATGGCAATTCGCGATCGTGAGACCGGCCTCGGGTGGCCCCGAGGAGTTGCTGATCGAATATAACCAAGAATTCATGGATAATCTTGCAACGGAAATGGCCATACATGGCCAGCCGGCCAGCCTGGATGCGGGTTATACATCCGCTGACGGAGAGTTTCCTCTCAATGGAGGAAATGGGGCGCTTCTTGCGTCGACCATCATGGATTCGGATTCCGGTGCGCCTGTCCCTTGCTTTGCCCGAGGCACGCTCATTTCGACGGATCGCGGTGCGGTGGCGGTCGAGGAGCTTCGCGAGGGCGATCTTATCCTGACAGGGGACAATGGCCTGCAACCGATTCGCTGGATCGGTTCACGAAGGCTGTCTGCCGCAGAGTTGCGGGCGAGACCGAATATACGCCCGATCCGCATCCGCGAGGGGGCACTGGGTAAAAATACGCCGTCGCGTGATCTGCTGGTCAGCCCGCAGCATCGCGTGCTGGTGCGCTCGAAGATCGCGCAGCGGATGTTCGGCACGATGGAAATTCTGGTCGCGGCAAAGCACCTCGTGGAAATCGAGGGGATCGAGATCGCCGAGGATGTTCATGAGGTCGAATATTTCCACATGCTGTTTGACCGTCACGAAGTCGTATTCGCGAATGCCGCCGAGACCGAGAGTCTCTACACCGGGCCGGAGGCATTGAAATCGGTGGGCATGGCTGCCCGGGAAGAGATCTTTACGCTGTTCCCGGAGTTGCGCAATCGCGATCACGCCGGACAACGCCCCGATTCCGCGAGACCGCTGAGTTCAGGCAGGACCGCGCGGCAGCTGGCCATGCGGCATCTGCGCCAAAATCAGCCGTTGCTGATCGCGGGCTGA
- a CDS encoding bifunctional riboflavin kinase/FAD synthetase, which produces MQIHRDWTGLPANSRGATVAMGNFDGVHLGHRVVIETAARAADAPLGILTFEPHPREFFAPDAPPFRLMNAESRANRLARLGVEQLYELPFNAVLAGLTPEGFAREVLVEGLGVRHVTVGADFCFGKDRAGDAQTLMDLGAELGFGVTAVPLVGTGGQDYSSTAIRKALTDGRTRDAERMLGHWHRIEGEVVHGDKRGRDFGWPTANMRMEGLHLPRLGVYAVLVDVLTGPDRLSCQGVASLGVRPMFGRNEPNLEVHLFDFDGDLYGQHLSVALVEFLRDEAKFDSIQVLIDQISDDADQARAVLAGA; this is translated from the coding sequence TTGCAGATCCATCGTGACTGGACCGGCCTGCCAGCCAATAGCCGTGGTGCGACGGTTGCCATGGGCAATTTCGACGGCGTGCATCTGGGGCATCGCGTGGTGATCGAGACGGCGGCAAGGGCGGCCGACGCACCTCTCGGTATCCTGACATTCGAGCCTCATCCCCGTGAGTTCTTCGCACCCGATGCGCCGCCCTTCCGGCTGATGAATGCCGAATCCCGCGCCAATCGCCTGGCACGCTTGGGCGTGGAGCAACTATACGAATTGCCCTTCAACGCCGTGCTGGCCGGGCTGACGCCCGAAGGCTTTGCCCGCGAAGTGCTGGTCGAAGGGCTGGGAGTTCGCCATGTCACGGTGGGTGCCGATTTCTGCTTTGGCAAGGATCGTGCGGGGGACGCGCAGACGCTGATGGATCTGGGAGCAGAACTGGGATTCGGCGTCACCGCCGTTCCACTGGTGGGAACCGGTGGGCAGGATTACAGCTCGACCGCGATCCGCAAGGCCCTGACCGACGGTCGTACCCGCGATGCCGAGAGGATGCTGGGCCATTGGCACCGGATCGAGGGCGAGGTCGTCCATGGCGACAAGCGCGGCCGTGATTTCGGCTGGCCCACCGCGAATATGCGCATGGAGGGGCTGCATCTGCCGCGTCTCGGTGTCTACGCGGTGCTGGTCGATGTGCTGACCGGTCCCGACCGGCTGTCCTGCCAGGGCGTGGCAAGCCTTGGCGTGCGCCCGATGTTTGGCCGGAACGAGCCAAACCTCGAAGTGCATCTCTTTGATTTCGATGGCGATCTCTATGGCCAGCACCTGTCGGTCGCACTGGTCGAGTTCCTGCGAGACGAGGCGAAATTCGACAGTATCCAGGTCCTTATCGACCAGATCTCCGACGACGCGGATCAGGCGCGCGCGGTTCTGGCGGGCGCGTGA
- a CDS encoding GTP-binding protein: MTQANRLPVTVLSGFLGAGKTTLLNNVLNNREGLRVAVIVNDMSEVNIDADLVHSSLGGTGAGLARTEETLVEMSNGCICCTLREDLLAEVRKLAEARRFDYLLIESSGISEPLPVATTFEFADQDGQSLSDVARLDTMVTVVDAVNLLNDFSSHDFLADRGEVAGVGDDRSLVNLLTEQIEFADVVILNKITDAGPERVDAARKIIRSLNADARIVETDYARVAPGDILNTGLFDFDRAHEHPMWMKELYGFADHTPETEEYGVTSFVYRARRPFEPRKIYEVLNSPLPGVIRAKGHFWIATRPDWVAEFSLAGAMSSVRPLGTWWASVPRDRWPGHAQAREYLAQHWAEPWGDRRQELVFIGSGMDEDRIRLRLEACLIGEEAGDDPARWTGMPDPFPEWRRAEEVAA; this comes from the coding sequence ATGACCCAAGCCAACCGCCTTCCCGTGACCGTGCTTTCCGGCTTTCTGGGCGCGGGCAAGACCACGCTTCTGAACAATGTCCTGAACAACCGCGAGGGACTGCGCGTGGCGGTGATCGTCAACGACATGTCCGAAGTGAATATCGATGCCGACCTGGTCCACTCCAGTCTGGGCGGAACCGGGGCCGGGCTGGCCCGCACCGAGGAAACGCTGGTCGAGATGTCGAATGGTTGCATCTGCTGCACGCTGCGCGAGGACCTGCTGGCCGAGGTGCGCAAACTGGCAGAGGCCAGGCGCTTCGACTATCTGCTGATCGAATCCTCGGGAATTTCCGAACCCCTGCCGGTCGCCACCACCTTCGAATTTGCCGATCAGGACGGGCAGAGCCTGTCCGACGTGGCGCGGCTGGACACGATGGTCACGGTCGTGGACGCGGTAAACCTGCTGAACGACTTTTCCAGCCATGATTTCCTGGCCGATCGGGGCGAGGTGGCAGGTGTCGGCGATGATCGCAGCCTCGTGAACCTGTTGACCGAGCAGATCGAGTTCGCCGACGTGGTGATACTGAACAAGATCACCGATGCCGGGCCCGAACGTGTCGATGCCGCGCGCAAGATCATCCGCAGCCTGAATGCCGATGCCCGGATCGTCGAGACCGACTATGCCCGCGTCGCGCCCGGCGATATCCTGAATACCGGGCTGTTCGATTTCGACCGCGCGCATGAACACCCGATGTGGATGAAGGAACTTTACGGTTTCGCCGATCACACGCCCGAGACCGAGGAATATGGCGTCACATCCTTTGTCTACCGCGCCCGCCGCCCCTTCGAGCCGCGCAAGATATACGAGGTGCTGAACAGTCCCCTGCCCGGCGTGATCCGCGCCAAGGGGCATTTCTGGATCGCCACGCGCCCCGATTGGGTGGCCGAATTCTCGCTGGCCGGAGCGATGTCCAGTGTCCGCCCGCTTGGGACCTGGTGGGCCTCCGTTCCGCGCGACCGCTGGCCCGGACATGCGCAGGCGCGGGAATACCTGGCCCAACACTGGGCCGAGCCATGGGGAGACAGGCGACAGGAATTGGTCTTCATCGGCAGTGGCATGGACGAGGACCGCATCCGCCTGCGCCTGGAGGCCTGCCTGATCGGCGAGGAAGCGGGGGACGATCCAGCGCGATGGACCGGCATGCCTGATCCCTTCCCCGAATGGCGCCGAGCCGAGGAAGTGGCAGCATGA
- a CDS encoding DUF6525 family protein, protein MLNRSNHCKGGNLGATTQNPHRRTGDPMARFDSLPAPVRRWMAKAALPWSPASCRRLWTRARRAGASVDEALVVLDQAERRALERETERRAA, encoded by the coding sequence ATGTTGAACCGGTCGAACCATTGCAAGGGTGGTAATCTGGGCGCGACGACGCAAAACCCGCATCGCAGAACCGGCGACCCCATGGCACGCTTCGATTCCCTGCCCGCTCCGGTCAGGCGCTGGATGGCCAAAGCGGCACTCCCGTGGTCGCCAGCGTCTTGCCGACGGCTATGGACACGCGCGCGACGCGCCGGAGCCTCGGTCGATGAGGCTCTGGTGGTATTGGACCAGGCGGAACGGCGGGCATTGGAACGCGAAACCGAACGCCGCGCCGCCTGA
- a CDS encoding ABC-F family ATP-binding cassette domain-containing protein — translation MLRIDDIYFAIQGRPLFEHTSATIPEGHKVGLVGPNGAGKTTLFRLIRGELALDGGEITLPSRARIGGVAQEAPGTSVSVLDTVLAEDKERAALMAESQSATDAHRIAEIQTRLADIDAWSAEARAASILDGLGFSTADQARPTSDFSGGWRMRVALAGVLFSQPDLLLLDEPTNYLDLEGALWLETYLARYPHTVIIISHDRGLLNRAVGHILHLEHRKLTLYTGGYDDFARLRAEKRALQAAEAKKQADRRAHLQSFVDRFRAKASKARQAQARVKMLAKMEPITAPEEAKFHRFSFPQPEELSPPIIAMENVAVGYGDRAVLRRLNLRIDQDDRIALLGRNGQGKSTLSKLLAKRLAEMEGKVTAAGKLRVGYFAQHQVDELSLNETPLDHVRRLRPDEAPARLRARLAGFGLMEAQAETRVARLSGGQKARLSLLIATIDAPHLLVLDEPTNHLDIESREALSLALNDYTGAVVLVSHDMHLLGLVAERLWLVNDGGVAGYEGDLDDYRRFLLTGDQPSKPKPAEAPKPAPKRASRDELQGLRAEVRRAEERVQKLTEMLEKLDKKLADPEVYESPVESRKWGRKHAEAVGAMARAETIWMNALENLERAEKG, via the coding sequence ATGCTGCGTATCGATGACATATACTTCGCCATTCAGGGCCGCCCGCTGTTCGAGCACACGTCGGCCACCATTCCCGAGGGCCACAAGGTCGGCCTTGTCGGTCCCAACGGGGCGGGCAAGACCACCCTGTTCCGGCTGATCCGGGGCGAGTTGGCCCTTGATGGCGGCGAGATCACCCTGCCGTCGCGCGCCCGTATCGGTGGCGTTGCGCAAGAGGCGCCGGGCACCTCGGTTTCTGTTCTGGACACGGTTCTGGCCGAGGACAAGGAACGCGCGGCGCTGATGGCCGAGAGCCAGAGCGCCACCGATGCGCATCGGATTGCCGAGATCCAGACGCGGCTTGCCGATATCGACGCATGGTCGGCAGAGGCGCGGGCGGCCTCGATCCTTGACGGGCTGGGCTTTTCAACGGCGGACCAGGCCCGCCCGACCAGCGATTTCTCGGGCGGCTGGCGGATGCGGGTGGCGCTGGCCGGAGTTCTGTTCTCGCAGCCCGACCTGCTGCTGCTGGACGAGCCGACCAACTACCTGGACCTCGAAGGCGCGTTGTGGCTCGAGACTTATCTGGCCCGCTATCCGCATACGGTCATCATCATCAGCCATGACCGGGGGCTGTTGAACCGCGCGGTCGGCCATATCCTGCATCTCGAACACCGCAAGCTGACACTCTATACCGGCGGATATGATGATTTTGCCCGGTTGCGCGCCGAGAAACGGGCGCTTCAGGCCGCCGAGGCCAAGAAACAGGCGGACCGGCGGGCGCATCTGCAAAGTTTCGTGGACCGGTTCCGGGCCAAGGCCTCCAAGGCGCGGCAGGCACAGGCCCGCGTCAAGATGCTGGCCAAGATGGAGCCTATCACCGCGCCCGAAGAGGCCAAGTTTCACCGCTTCAGCTTTCCACAGCCCGAGGAATTGTCCCCGCCGATCATCGCCATGGAGAATGTCGCGGTGGGTTATGGCGACCGGGCCGTGCTGCGGCGGCTGAACCTGCGCATAGATCAGGATGATCGGATCGCGCTTCTGGGCCGGAACGGGCAGGGGAAATCGACGCTGTCGAAGCTGTTGGCGAAGCGGCTGGCAGAGATGGAGGGCAAGGTTACCGCTGCGGGCAAGCTGCGGGTCGGCTATTTTGCCCAACATCAGGTCGACGAGTTGTCGCTGAACGAAACCCCGCTGGATCATGTCCGCCGCCTGCGCCCCGACGAGGCGCCCGCAAGGCTGCGTGCCCGGCTGGCCGGTTTCGGGCTGATGGAGGCGCAGGCCGAAACGAGGGTCGCGCGCCTTTCGGGCGGCCAGAAGGCCCGGCTGTCATTGCTGATCGCGACCATCGATGCGCCGCATCTGCTGGTGCTGGACGAGCCGACCAACCACCTGGACATCGAAAGCCGCGAGGCGCTGTCACTGGCGCTGAACGACTATACCGGCGCGGTGGTGCTGGTCAGTCACGATATGCACCTTCTGGGGCTGGTCGCCGAGCGGTTGTGGCTGGTCAATGATGGAGGGGTTGCGGGATATGAGGGGGATCTGGACGATTACCGTCGCTTCCTGCTGACCGGAGACCAGCCATCAAAGCCGAAACCGGCCGAAGCCCCGAAACCGGCACCCAAGCGTGCCTCCCGCGATGAATTGCAGGGGTTGCGGGCCGAAGTGCGCCGGGCCGAGGAGCGGGTGCAGAAACTGACCGAGATGCTGGAGAAGCTTGACAAGAAACTGGCTGATCCTGAGGTATACGAAAGCCCGGTGGAATCCCGGAAATGGGGGCGCAAACACGCAGAGGCGGTCGGGGCCATGGCGCGGGCCGAAACTATCTGGATGAACGCGTTGGAGAATCTCGAACGCGCGGAAAAGGGCTGA
- a CDS encoding MipA/OmpV family protein: MKRLLAIALLAMPMATAAAAQDFSVDLGLGVTGKPVYPGAEDAEATPWLIWRNARFGAAGEGEKQGFSVSPSFGMVGERKPEDDAALAGTDKIERAYELGGKVSYGAGPVTAYGSVRKGFEGHTGLTGELGAKYRTDLSDRITLWSGLELGYGDSDYNNTYFGVSPAEEIAREYGEYKPGGGINSAAVKFQARYAINDKTAILGEVEYGKLIGDAGDSPIVQEEWQPSLRLGVVRRFSFGF, encoded by the coding sequence ATGAAACGACTTCTCGCCATTGCCCTTCTTGCCATGCCCATGGCGACTGCTGCTGCTGCCCAGGACTTTTCCGTCGATCTTGGCCTCGGTGTGACGGGCAAGCCGGTCTATCCGGGGGCCGAGGATGCCGAGGCCACGCCGTGGCTGATCTGGCGCAACGCCCGTTTCGGCGCCGCGGGAGAGGGTGAGAAGCAGGGCTTCTCGGTTTCGCCTTCCTTCGGAATGGTCGGAGAGCGCAAGCCCGAAGACGATGCCGCGCTGGCAGGTACGGATAAAATCGAGCGCGCCTATGAACTCGGCGGCAAGGTCAGCTATGGTGCCGGGCCGGTGACGGCTTACGGCTCGGTCCGCAAGGGTTTTGAAGGGCATACCGGTCTGACCGGCGAGCTGGGCGCAAAATACCGTACCGATCTGAGCGACCGCATTACCCTGTGGTCCGGGCTGGAACTGGGTTATGGCGATTCCGACTATAACAACACCTATTTCGGCGTTTCTCCGGCTGAAGAAATTGCTCGCGAATATGGCGAATACAAGCCGGGCGGTGGGATCAACTCTGCCGCGGTCAAGTTCCAGGCACGCTATGCGATCAACGACAAGACCGCGATTCTGGGCGAGGTCGAATATGGCAAGCTGATCGGCGACGCCGGGGATTCGCCCATCGTTCAGGAAGAATGGCAGCCTTCCTTGCGTTTAGGTGTCGTGCGCCGGTTCTCCTTCGGCTTCTGA
- a CDS encoding Lrp/AsnC family transcriptional regulator has protein sequence MTNAALAEVVNLSASQCSRRRSALEQAGVIEGYSARLNAAQLGYGLRAIIRVNLSSHGQSKEDDFARFVASHPQIRSAFSVSGDADYVLDIRTRDLDAFADFVHRHLLPHPQVSQVRSEIVLKTLKDDRGIAV, from the coding sequence ATGACCAATGCCGCTCTGGCCGAGGTGGTGAACCTGTCGGCCTCGCAATGTTCGCGCAGGCGCTCCGCGCTGGAACAGGCGGGCGTGATCGAGGGGTATTCGGCGCGTCTGAACGCGGCCCAACTCGGCTACGGGCTGCGCGCCATCATCAGGGTGAACCTGTCCAGCCATGGGCAAAGCAAAGAGGACGACTTCGCCCGTTTCGTCGCCAGCCATCCGCAGATCCGCTCGGCCTTTTCGGTTTCGGGCGATGCCGATTACGTGCTGGATATCCGCACGCGCGACCTGGATGCCTTCGCCGATTTCGTCCACCGTCACCTGCTGCCGCATCCGCAAGTCTCGCAGGTCCGGTCCGAGATCGTCCTCAAGACGCTGAAGGATGATCGCGGGATCGCGGTCTAA
- the hppD gene encoding 4-hydroxyphenylpyruvate dioxygenase, producing MGPFPHDAPKATISKANPAGTDGFEFVEYAHPEPEKLDTIFRQMGFTPVAKHKSKNITLYRQGDINYLLNADPDSHAAGFVQKHGPCAPAMAWRVVDAQAALKRALDLGAEEYTGPGKSIEAPAVFGIGGSLLYFIDTYGDEGSAYTADYDWLGEANPYPEGFGFYYLDHLTHNVIRGNMDTWYKFYHDTFNFREIKYFDIKGKQTGLVSRALTSPDGKIRIPINESTDDHSQIEEYLKEYNGEGIQHIAIASEDIYAGTDRISDAGMAFMPGPPETYYEMSRKRVKGHEEPIDQMKKHGILIDGEGVVGGGETRILLQIFSKTVIGPIFFEFIQRKGDDGFGEGNFRALFESIEEDQIRRGVLSSEPAD from the coding sequence ATGGGTCCTTTCCCGCATGATGCCCCGAAAGCCACGATCAGCAAGGCCAACCCGGCCGGGACCGACGGTTTCGAATTCGTCGAATATGCCCATCCAGAGCCGGAAAAGCTGGATACCATCTTTCGCCAGATGGGTTTTACCCCGGTGGCAAAGCACAAGTCGAAGAACATCACCCTCTATCGTCAGGGCGATATCAACTACCTGTTGAATGCCGATCCCGACAGTCATGCGGCGGGCTTTGTCCAAAAGCACGGCCCCTGCGCGCCCGCCATGGCGTGGCGGGTCGTCGATGCGCAGGCGGCGCTGAAGCGCGCGCTCGATCTGGGGGCCGAGGAATATACCGGACCCGGCAAGTCGATCGAGGCGCCCGCGGTGTTCGGGATTGGTGGCTCGCTGCTGTATTTCATCGATACCTATGGCGATGAGGGCAGCGCTTACACAGCGGATTACGACTGGCTGGGCGAGGCGAATCCCTATCCCGAGGGCTTTGGCTTTTATTATCTCGACCACCTGACCCATAACGTGATCCGCGGGAACATGGATACCTGGTACAAGTTCTATCACGACACGTTCAATTTCCGCGAGATCAAGTATTTCGACATCAAGGGCAAGCAGACCGGCCTTGTCAGCCGCGCGCTGACCTCGCCCGATGGCAAGATCCGTATCCCGATCAACGAATCCACCGACGATCACAGCCAGATCGAGGAATATCTCAAGGAATACAATGGCGAGGGCATCCAGCATATCGCCATCGCCAGCGAGGATATCTATGCCGGCACCGACCGGATCTCGGATGCGGGGATGGCGTTCATGCCTGGACCGCCGGAAACCTATTACGAGATGTCGCGCAAGCGGGTCAAAGGCCACGAGGAACCCATCGATCAGATGAAGAAACACGGCATCCTGATCGACGGCGAAGGGGTGGTCGGCGGCGGAGAGACGCGGATCCTGCTGCAGATCTTCTCGAAGACCGTGATCGGCCCGATCTTCTTCGAGTTCATCCAGCGCAAGGGTGATGACGGCTTCGGCGAGGGCAATTTCCGCGCCCTGTTCGAGTCGATCGAGGAAGACCAGATCCGCCGTGGCGTGCTGAGCTCTGAACCGGCCGATTGA
- a CDS encoding YcgN family cysteine cluster protein produces MRERFWELPLSQLTPGEWEALCDGCGKCCLNKIEYEDTGELAFTRVACKLLDGHACRCGSYENRHDYVPECVVLTPKKLKEIAWWLPVTCAYRLRHEGKPLYEWHYLISGDPESVHRAGVSVRGWTVSEAAMSEEDWEEHIIEDLS; encoded by the coding sequence ATGCGCGAGAGATTCTGGGAATTGCCGCTTTCGCAACTGACCCCCGGCGAGTGGGAGGCGCTTTGCGATGGCTGCGGCAAATGCTGCCTGAACAAGATCGAATACGAGGACACGGGCGAGCTGGCCTTCACCCGCGTTGCCTGCAAGCTGCTGGACGGTCATGCCTGCCGCTGCGGCTCTTACGAGAACCGGCATGATTACGTGCCTGAATGCGTGGTGCTGACGCCGAAAAAGCTGAAAGAGATCGCATGGTGGCTGCCCGTGACCTGCGCATACCGGCTGCGCCACGAGGGTAAGCCTTTGTACGAATGGCATTACCTGATCTCGGGCGATCCGGAATCGGTGCATCGGGCCGGGGTCAGCGTGCGTGGCTGGACCGTCAGCGAGGCGGCCATGTCCGAAGAGGATTGGGAAGAACATATCATCGAGGATTTGTCATGA
- a CDS encoding threonine aldolase family protein has translation MNFASDNTYGAHPAVMAALADCNDGAVMGYGADPVTARAEAAIRDALEAPRAVVRFVATGTAANALVCGQLAPRYGRIYCHRDAHIETSECGAPEFFTGGAKLVTLPGEHGKMQPDALADAMWRGAADGLNGGRNGLISITNATEWGTIYTPEEVSALARVAHDAGLPLHMDGARFANAVAALGCSATDVTWRAGVDALCFGGTKNGAMGAEAVVFFDPDMAKEFDYRRKQSGHVFSKQRFLAAQMLALVENGLWLELAGHANRMAGLVADGIIMMGGSLLAPVQSNAVFATIPPEAHERAKQAGAIYYLWPDKSAEGLDPVPVRLVTAWDTSEADVEALIGALAG, from the coding sequence ATGAATTTCGCCTCCGACAATACATATGGCGCGCATCCGGCGGTTATGGCCGCGCTGGCGGATTGCAATGACGGCGCGGTGATGGGTTATGGCGCTGATCCGGTGACGGCCCGCGCCGAGGCCGCGATCCGGGACGCGCTGGAGGCGCCGCGCGCGGTGGTCCGCTTCGTTGCGACCGGGACGGCGGCGAATGCGCTGGTTTGCGGGCAGCTCGCGCCGCGCTACGGGCGGATTTACTGCCACCGGGACGCGCATATCGAGACCAGCGAATGCGGCGCGCCCGAATTCTTTACCGGCGGCGCCAAGCTGGTGACGCTGCCCGGTGAGCACGGAAAGATGCAGCCCGACGCATTGGCCGATGCCATGTGGCGCGGCGCGGCGGATGGGCTGAACGGCGGGCGCAACGGGTTGATTTCAATCACGAATGCGACAGAATGGGGCACTATCTACACGCCTGAGGAGGTCTCGGCGCTGGCGCGTGTGGCGCATGATGCCGGGCTGCCCCTGCATATGGACGGGGCGCGATTTGCCAATGCGGTGGCGGCGTTGGGATGTTCGGCGACAGATGTGACATGGCGCGCGGGCGTCGATGCGCTTTGCTTTGGCGGCACCAAGAATGGTGCGATGGGGGCCGAGGCGGTGGTGTTCTTCGATCCCGATATGGCCAAGGAATTCGACTATCGCCGCAAGCAATCGGGGCATGTATTCTCCAAGCAGCGTTTCCTTGCCGCGCAGATGTTGGCGCTGGTCGAGAATGGGCTGTGGCTGGAACTGGCAGGCCATGCCAATCGTATGGCAGGATTGGTCGCAGACGGAATCATAATGATGGGCGGTTCGCTGCTGGCTCCGGTCCAGTCCAACGCGGTGTTTGCGACCATCCCGCCCGAGGCGCATGAGCGGGCGAAACAGGCAGGCGCGATCTATTACCTCTGGCCCGACAAATCCGCCGAAGGGCTGGACCCGGTGCCGGTCCGGCTGGTGACGGCATGGGATACCTCCGAGGCGGATGTAGAGGCGCTGATCGGGGCTCTGGCGGGCTAA
- a CDS encoding MaoC family dehydratase, which produces MFDNLPRGTIVIEDLEVGMTRYLQKQVTDHDIELFAEVSTDHNPVHLDEEYAQETIFEGRIAHGMLTAGLISAVIGEQLPGHGTVYLGQTLKFMAPVRPGDMVRAEVTVEAIDHAKRRVTLATRCLVGDTVVLKGEAVVLAPSRKFD; this is translated from the coding sequence ATGTTTGATAATCTTCCCCGCGGCACTATCGTCATCGAGGATCTGGAAGTCGGTATGACCCGCTATCTGCAAAAGCAGGTCACCGATCACGATATCGAGCTGTTCGCCGAAGTATCGACCGATCACAATCCGGTGCATCTGGATGAAGAATACGCCCAGGAGACGATCTTCGAGGGGCGGATTGCGCATGGTATGCTGACCGCGGGGCTGATTTCGGCGGTGATTGGGGAACAGCTTCCCGGCCATGGCACGGTCTATCTGGGCCAGACGCTGAAATTCATGGCTCCGGTCCGTCCCGGCGACATGGTTCGCGCCGAAGTCACGGTCGAGGCGATCGATCACGCGAAACGCCGCGTGACGCTTGCAACCCGCTGTCTCGTCGGCGATACGGTCGTTCTGAAAGGCGAGGCTGTCGTGTTGGCACCAAGCCGCAAGTTCGACTGA